In Streptomyces sp. NBC_01408, one DNA window encodes the following:
- a CDS encoding response regulator transcription factor, translated as MSIRVVVADDQSAVRAGLVLILRSAGDIEVAGEAADGEEAVRLARELRPDLVLMDVQMPRLDGVSATRQVVSEGLADVLVLTTFDLDEYVFGALRAGAAGFLLKNADAAELIEAVRTVARGEGLIAPAVTRRLIAEFASPQVRRPQTPPATAAAVDSLTRREREVFGCLGEGLSNAEIAVRLEMAEATVKTHVSRLLGKLELRSRVQAAVLAQELEIRGPQ; from the coding sequence ATGAGCATCCGGGTGGTGGTGGCGGACGACCAGAGCGCGGTAAGGGCCGGGCTGGTGCTGATCCTGCGCAGCGCGGGCGACATCGAGGTGGCGGGCGAGGCCGCGGACGGGGAGGAGGCGGTGCGTCTGGCCCGGGAACTGCGGCCGGATCTGGTCCTGATGGACGTGCAGATGCCGAGGCTGGACGGGGTCTCCGCGACCCGCCAGGTGGTCTCGGAGGGGCTGGCCGACGTGCTGGTGCTGACCACCTTCGACCTCGACGAGTACGTCTTCGGGGCGCTGCGGGCGGGAGCGGCGGGCTTCCTGCTGAAGAACGCGGACGCGGCGGAGCTGATCGAGGCGGTACGGACCGTCGCGCGCGGGGAGGGGCTGATCGCCCCGGCGGTGACCAGGCGGCTGATCGCCGAGTTCGCGTCGCCTCAGGTGCGGCGGCCGCAGACCCCGCCCGCGACGGCCGCCGCGGTGGACTCGCTGACGCGGCGGGAGCGGGAGGTGTTCGGGTGTCTGGGCGAGGGGCTCTCGAACGCGGAGATCGCCGTACGGCTGGAGATGGCGGAGGCGACGGTGAAGACCCACGTCAGCAGGCTGCTGGGAAAGCTGGAGCTGCGCAGCCGGGTCCAAGCGGCGGTACTGGCCCAGGAGTTGGAGATCCGGGGGCCTCAGTAG
- a CDS encoding glycoside hydrolase family 18 chitinase, producing the protein MSTASPPRTRRTRFFTRVAAVLAALAVPVSGLVALAGPAQAATSATATYTKVSDWGTGFEGKWTVKNTGDTTINSWAVEWDYPAGTSVTSAWDADVTSSGTHWTGKNKSWNGTLAPGASISFGFNGAGSGAPSGCKINGGSCTGGPTQPGDNPPSAPGAPTASGITETSLTLNWAAATDDKGVKNYDVYRNGAKVATVTGTSRAETGLTKGTTYSYHVIARDTIDQTGPASGTLSVTTAGGTVDPPLPGGPVKLGYFIEWGSYARNYHVKNLVTSGTASKITHINFAFGNVQNGGCTIGDSYADYEKAYTADQSVDGVADTWDQPLRGHFNQLRKLKKQYPHIKILWSFGGWTWSGGFPQAAANPTAFANSCYNLVEDPRWADVFDGIDLDWEYPNACGLSCDTSGPAAFKNMMQAMRARFGQNNLVTAAITADASSGGKIDAADYGGAAQYIDFYNVMTYDFFGAWAAQGPTAPHSPLTSYSGIPQQGFNSAEAIAKLKSKGIPGSKLNLGIGFYGRGWTGVTQATPGGSATGPAPGTYEQGIEDYKVLKSSCPATGTIAGTAYAKCGSNWWSYDTPATVASKMAWAKQQGLRGAFYWEFSGDTTNGELANAVHTGLQ; encoded by the coding sequence TTGAGCACAGCATCCCCACCCCGCACCAGGCGTACCCGGTTCTTCACGCGGGTCGCGGCCGTCCTGGCCGCCCTCGCCGTACCCGTCAGCGGCCTCGTCGCGCTGGCCGGCCCCGCACAGGCCGCGACCTCCGCGACCGCGACGTACACCAAGGTCTCCGACTGGGGCACCGGCTTCGAGGGCAAGTGGACGGTCAAGAACACCGGTGACACCACCATCAACAGCTGGGCCGTCGAGTGGGACTACCCCGCCGGCACCTCGGTGACCTCCGCCTGGGACGCCGATGTGACGAGCTCCGGCACCCACTGGACCGGCAAGAACAAGTCCTGGAACGGCACCCTCGCCCCGGGCGCCAGCATCAGCTTCGGCTTCAACGGCGCCGGTTCCGGCGCCCCCTCCGGTTGCAAGATCAACGGCGGCTCCTGCACCGGCGGGCCGACCCAGCCCGGCGACAACCCGCCCTCGGCCCCCGGCGCCCCCACCGCCTCCGGCATCACCGAGACCTCGCTGACCCTGAACTGGGCCGCAGCCACCGACGACAAGGGCGTCAAGAACTACGACGTCTACCGCAACGGCGCCAAGGTCGCCACGGTCACCGGCACCAGCCGCGCCGAGACCGGCCTGACCAAGGGCACCACGTACAGCTACCACGTGATCGCACGCGACACCATCGACCAGACCGGCCCCGCCTCCGGCACCCTGTCGGTCACCACCGCCGGCGGCACCGTCGATCCCCCGCTCCCGGGCGGCCCGGTCAAGCTCGGCTACTTCATCGAGTGGGGCAGCTACGCGCGCAACTACCACGTGAAGAACCTGGTCACCTCCGGCACGGCCAGCAAGATCACACACATCAACTTCGCCTTCGGCAACGTCCAGAACGGCGGGTGCACCATCGGTGACTCCTACGCCGACTACGAGAAGGCGTACACCGCCGACCAGAGCGTCGACGGCGTCGCCGACACCTGGGACCAGCCGCTGCGCGGCCACTTCAACCAGCTGCGCAAGCTGAAGAAGCAGTACCCGCACATCAAGATCCTGTGGTCGTTCGGCGGCTGGACCTGGTCCGGCGGCTTCCCGCAGGCTGCGGCCAACCCGACCGCGTTCGCGAACTCCTGCTACAACCTGGTCGAGGACCCGCGCTGGGCCGATGTCTTCGACGGCATCGACCTGGACTGGGAGTACCCGAACGCCTGCGGCCTGTCCTGCGACACCTCCGGCCCGGCCGCGTTCAAGAACATGATGCAGGCCATGCGGGCCCGGTTCGGCCAGAACAACCTGGTCACCGCCGCGATCACCGCCGACGCCTCCAGCGGCGGCAAGATCGACGCGGCCGACTACGGCGGCGCCGCCCAGTACATCGACTTCTACAACGTCATGACGTACGACTTCTTCGGCGCATGGGCGGCGCAGGGCCCGACCGCCCCGCACTCCCCGCTGACCTCGTACTCCGGCATCCCCCAGCAGGGCTTCAACTCAGCCGAGGCCATCGCCAAGCTCAAGAGCAAGGGCATCCCGGGCTCGAAGCTCAACCTGGGCATCGGCTTCTACGGACGCGGCTGGACCGGTGTCACCCAGGCCACCCCGGGCGGCAGCGCCACCGGCCCGGCCCCGGGCACGTACGAGCAGGGCATCGAGGACTACAAGGTGCTCAAGAGCAGCTGCCCGGCCACCGGCACGATCGCCGGCACCGCCTACGCCAAGTGCGGCAGCAACTGGTGGAGCTACGACACCCCGGCCACCGTCGCCTCGAAGATGGCCTGGGCCAAGCAGCAGGGGCTGCGCGGAGCCTTCTACTGGGAGTTCAGCGGCGACACCACCAACGGCGAACTCGCCAACGCCGTCCACACCGGGCTCCAGTAA
- a CDS encoding F0F1 ATP synthase subunit epsilon yields the protein MAAELHVELVAADRNVWSGEATLVVARTTSGDIGVMPGHQPLLGVLESGPVTIRTSEGNTVVAAVHGGFISFADNKLSLLAEIAELADEIDVQRAERALERAKAEADAAAERRADVRLRAVTG from the coding sequence TTGGCTGCTGAGCTGCACGTCGAGCTGGTCGCGGCGGACCGCAATGTCTGGTCCGGCGAGGCCACCCTTGTTGTCGCCCGCACCACGTCCGGCGACATCGGCGTCATGCCCGGTCACCAGCCGCTTCTCGGTGTGCTGGAATCGGGCCCTGTGACCATCCGCACCAGCGAGGGCAACACTGTCGTCGCCGCGGTGCACGGCGGTTTCATCTCGTTCGCGGACAACAAGCTGTCCCTGCTGGCCGAGATCGCCGAGCTCGCGGACGAGATTGACGTCCAGCGTGCGGAGCGGGCACTGGAGCGCGCGAAGGCGGAGGCCGATGCGGCCGCCGAGCGTCGCGCGGATGTCCGGCTGCGCGCCGTAACGGGCTGA
- a CDS encoding DUF2550 domain-containing protein: protein MLLALLVSGLVVALVVIGLFVFGLRRRLIQRSGGTFDCSLRWGVSDKPDISGKGWVYGVARYSGDRIEWFRVFSYSPRPRRLLERSSIEVVSRRAPEGEEELALLSDAIVLGCLHQGTRLELAMSEDALTGFLAWLEAAPPGQRVNVA from the coding sequence ATGCTCCTCGCTCTGCTTGTGAGCGGCCTGGTCGTAGCCCTGGTGGTGATCGGGCTGTTTGTCTTCGGGCTGCGCCGGAGGCTCATCCAGCGTTCCGGAGGCACCTTCGACTGCAGTCTGCGCTGGGGGGTATCGGATAAACCCGATATCTCCGGCAAGGGCTGGGTGTACGGGGTCGCGCGCTACAGCGGTGACCGGATCGAATGGTTCCGGGTGTTCAGCTATTCGCCGCGCCCGCGCCGGCTGCTGGAGCGGTCCTCCATCGAGGTGGTCTCCCGCCGCGCCCCGGAGGGCGAGGAGGAGCTGGCCCTGCTCTCCGACGCCATCGTGCTCGGCTGTCTCCACCAGGGGACGCGCCTGGAGCTGGCGATGAGCGAGGACGCGCTGACGGGCTTCCTGGCCTGGCTGGAGGCGGCGCCTCCCGGCCAGAGGGTGAACGTGGCCTGA